Part of the Candidatus Palauibacter polyketidifaciens genome, GCGGCGCGGCGCCGGTGCGGCTCACGCGCGACGCGGCGACGTACTTCGCCCCCGCCTGGGGCCCCGGCGACCGAATCGTGGCGGTGCGCGGCCTCGTGCGGGCCTACGAGACGCAGGGTGAAGGAGGCGCGCCGGGCACCGAGATCGTGTGGGTGTCCGCCAACCCGGACGGCTCCGGCGGCGGGCCGGCGACGCTCATCGCGCCCACCGACGGACGGGCGAATCCCCACTTCGTGGAGGAGAAAGACCGCATCCACCTCTTCCGTTTCCCCGACGCCCTGGTCTCGATTCGATGGGATGGGACGGACGAGAAGGAGCATGTGAAGGTGCGCGGGCCCACGCCCCAGGGCTCGACGCAGGGCCTGTCCCCTTCGACCATCGAGATGGCGCCGCGCGGCGACCAGGCGCTCGCGGAGATCCAGCGTGAGATCTACACCGTGACGGTGCCGCGAGCCGGCGTGATTCCGACGATCAACGTCTCGAACCCGGACAACGCCTCCTTCCCCGCACGCCGCGTCACCGAGATCGGCGGCGAGTTTCCCACCTGGAGCGGCGACGGCCGCACGGTGCACTTCTCCCTCGGCAACGCCCACTTCTCCTATGACCTCGATGCGGCGCGGGCGTACGAAGACAGCGTGGAGGCGGCCGAAGCCGAGGAAGAGGCCGACGAGGAGACGGATGAAGAGGTCGGAGCGGAGGCTGCGGAGGAGGAAGGAGAGGAGACCGAAGAGGAAGCGGAGGACGACGGCTACCGGGCGGCGGAACACCGGATCCTCATCGAGGCGCCGCGCGATATTCCGACGGGTGTCGCGGTGCTCCGCGGCGGGCGCGCGATCACGATGAACGGCGACGAGGTCATCGAGGAGGCGGATATCGTGATCCGCGACAACCGGATCGAAGCCGTGGGCGCGAGCGGTTCGGTCGCGGTTCCGGAAGGTGCCGTCGTCTTCGACATCAGCGGACGGACGGTCGTCCCCGGCTTCGTGGACACGCACGCGCACCTTCGGGCACGCGACCAGCTCCACCGCACGGATGTATGGCCGTACCTCGCCAACCTCGCGTACGGAGTGACGACTACCCGGGACCCGCAGACGGGGAACACGGAGGTCCTCTCCTACGCGGACATGGTCCGGGCCGGGAGCATTCTCGGACCGCGCGTCTACTCCACGGGGCCGGGCGTCTTCTGGCAGGACGGGATCGACACCGAGGAGGAGGCGATGAACGTCCTCTCCCGGTACGCGGACTACTTCGATACGAAGACGATCAAGATGTACGTGGCCGCGGCGCGGAAGGGGCGGCAGCACATCATCATGGCGGCGCGCGAACTCGGGCTCATGCCGACGACGGAGGGGTCGCTCAACCTCCGGCAGAACCTCACCGAGACGATCGACGGCTATCCGGGGCTCGAACACTCCATCCCCATCTTCCCGGTGTACGACGACTACGTGCGGCTCTTTGCAGAGACCGGCCGGGTCTACACGCCGACGCTGCTCGTGTCGTACGGGGGCCCGTGGGCGGAGAACTACTTCTATTCGCGCGAGAACCCGCACGACGATCCGAAGCTCCGCCGCTTCGTCCCGCACGACGAGGTGGACTCGCGCACGCTGCGCCGGGCGCAGTGGTTCCGCGAGGACCAGCACGTGTTCTCGCGACACGGGGAGTTCGTCAGGAACCTCGTGGACGCAGGCGGCAAGGCGGGCGTGGGGAGCCACGGCCAGCTGCAGGGACTCGGCTACCACTGGGAGCTGTGGGCGATGGCCGCCGACGACATGGACGCGCACGACGCGCTGCGCACGGCGACGATCTTCGGCGCCGAAGCGATCGGGCTCGACCGGGACCTCGGCACGATCGAGGCGGGCAAGCTCGCCGACCTCGTGATCCTGACCGCGAACCCGCTCGACGACCTGCGCAACACGAACGCGATCGAGCAGGTGATGCTGAACGGGCGCCTGTACGACGCGGATACGCTGGACGAGATCCATCCTCGGCAGCGGCCGCTGGCCCCGCTCTGGTGGTGGGACGACGAGCCCGAGGGGCTCCCGGGCGTGACGTCCCGCTGACGCACTCTGCGGGTAATGCCGGCAGCGGCGGCCTGCGAGCCGACCGACGGTGGGAGGGGGACCGGTGAAGAGGGGCTACGACTTTGCGATCGCGGGCGGGGGCGTCATCGGCGCCTCCATCGCCTTTCACCTGGCGGAGCTGTCGGATGCCTCGGTCGCCCTCTTCGACCGGGGAGAAGTCTGCGGCGGTGGCACGGGCCGGTCGTGCGCCGTCATCCGCAGCCACTACTCGGTGGCGAGCAACACCCGGCTGACGCTCCGGAGTCTCGAGGTGTTCCGCGATTTCCGGGAAGCGCTCGGCGAAGACGGCGTCGCGTGCGGCTTCGTGAACTCGGGCTACCTCATCCTGGCCGGGCCCGGATCCTTCGCCGACCGATTGGCCGACAATCTCGCACGGCAACGGGAGCTGGGCGCGGACACGTCGCCCATCGGGCGGGCGGAGGCACGTGAACTGCACCCCTGGCTCGAACTGGAAGACGTGGCTGCGATCGGCTGGGAACCCGCGTCGGGCTACGCGGATCCAGTCGCCACGACCCTGGGGTACGTCACGGCCGCGCAGCGGCGCGGGGTAGCGGTGTTCGAGCACACACCCGTGGAGCGGCTGTGCCTCGCGCCGGACGGCGGGACCTCCGCCAATCGCGTGACCGGCGTGACGACGCCCGGCGGGACGGTGGAGGCCGGGTGCGTCGTGAGTGCGGTGGGCCCCTGGACCCGAGGTCTCTACGCAGAATCCGGCCTATCGGACGATGCCGTCGAAGCCCTCCGGTTGCAGGTGTCGCGGCACGTGGTACTGACGTTCGGCGGCTCCTCGGAATATGGCCCTGAAATTCCTATCGTAAAAGATCTTACTGTCAATAATAAGATGTATTTTCGACCTGCCGATGGCGGTGTCGTGCTCGTGGGGACCGGAGACTTCGGAGACCCGCTGGAGGATCCCGACCGCATGACCGCCACCGCTCCGCGCGACCTCGTCTCCCTGCAGCGGACGCAGATCGGAGCCCGCATGCCGGCCTTCGAGGGGGCGCGCCTCACGGACTCGTGGGTGGGACCCTACGACATCACACCGGACTGGAATCCGGTGCTGGGCCCCGCGCCCGACCTGCCCGGCCTGTACCTCGCCTACGGGTTCTCGGGGCACGGGTTCAAGCTGGCCCCGGCCATCGGGCGCTGCGTGGCGCAGTCCCTGCTGGGCGAGACGCCCGACGTCGACCTCGCCCCCTACCGCCCGGAACGCTTCCGCAAAGAAGCACTGCTCCTGGGCGCCTACGGCGTCGGATCAATCTCGTAGCGCACTGATGAGGGCTCGGGCCAGCGGCCGACCTCCGGGGTCGCTGCCAACGTCCGGGGTCACTTCAGCGTGTGGGAGCGGGAAGTCGAGGCTGGAGCTGCGATGAAGCCCAGGGGCCGGCGGGCATCGGGGGAATCACGCTACAGCCTCACCATACCCTCTCATTGCAAAGGCGGTCGAACGTCTTACCATCCGGACCGTTTGGGAGAACGGACTCCGGCGGCTTCCGGGGTGGCTCCAGGGTGCCGGGGTTCTCGTACATGAACTTGCCTACGGCATGGCACCAGAGAGAGTGATTCGGGCAGGGCGGCATCGACAGGTCGACTTCACTGCCGGAGGGGCTGACCTCCCCGCCGACCTCTCTGCACGGCGGCGGCGGCGTACTCGACTCCGCCAGCCTCCGCATGTAGTCACGTCCCCGGCCCTCGGGATCCGCGTGGTAGATGTCGCCCAGCGCCGACACGAGCCCACGTATTTCGGATCGGCTCCCGCGGCGGTGAGCCTCGTGGATCGGATCGGTACCGCCACCTGCAAGCACGCGATCCGCACGCGTTTCATAAACACGCACGAGTACATCGAAGGCGGCGGGGTACGATCGACCACGACCGTACCCCATGGCGCTGACCAGCGCCGAATACGCTTTGACCTGTGTATCGTATTCCGGCGACAAGTACTCCGCGTCGAGTAACAGGATATCCCCCAGCCTGTTTGCAAACGCCTCCAGCTGGATCGGTGAGCGGGGCGTATGCACCTGCCGAAGTATGCTGATGGCGGGCATAGCCTCGGCGCCCGGACTGACCAGATCCGACTCGCCACGCAGGGCGAGGAGTGCGTCGGCGATCGTGGGTTCACGCCATTCTCCGGCCTCACCCCGCACGAGCCACCGCCTGTCCCTCTCCGATTGCTGGCAGGACACGGTTAGCGGAGCGAGAAGCACTCCCAGGGTGAGAAGGAGCTTCCCCGGTTCCAACCTCATGATCGTTCTCCTCGCCCCAGCACCAGCAACCGCGCGTGCCACCATGTGAACCGATGTCGTGAGCTGTCAATGGCGGCTGAAAACGTGACGAAGGGTTGCTCCGGAGGGTGTTGAAGAGATCGCCGTGCTGCCTCATGCGGTACCTGTATCTCGACGTCACGAGCCTCAAGGGCGTATCGTCGATGAATCGATGAAAGCAGAAGAGAGACGGCAAATGAAGCGGATCGTACTTTTCTTTCTGGTGCTACTGTGTCCGGCAGGCCTGAGCGCCCGGGAGCAAATGCCGGAACGGGGTATGCTACTGGAGCGGGGGCAATGGCGGACACCGACTCCCACGAGCGCCCTCCGCGCACTGCAGGTCGAAGAGTCAGATGCCGATGGACGCCTCCGAGGGCGAAACGCAGCCGAAGCTGTCTTGCGTCAGCATTTCGAAAGCCGTTCGAAGGCTGAACTGGATGCGTTCGCCGATGATTTGGTGCGGTTGATCCGCGACGGGACGAAACTGCAGGCGTATGCCGCTCACATGGCGCTGATCCACTCCGCCGCGGTGGCTGAAGAACCTGGACGCGGCGTACCGTACACGGGCGCAGCAGATGCGTTCATTCGGCTCTACGAGTCCTACGATGGCGAGGCCAGACTGCAGTACGAGGGAGATCAAGCGCTGTACGGCATCTTCGAAACAGGTGGTGTCGACTACGTCCGCGCCCTGTTCGACGCAAGTGAGCAACCGCCACCCTGTCAGTGGCCACCTATGGGACTCGATGTGCCGCAAGTGGTCGAGAACCCATGTCCTAACGTCTGTGCGTGGTGCCAAGCGGGCAAGCTTCTTCTGGCTGCCAGCGGTGGGCCGGCGCCCGAGTTGTGGTCACGGCTCTGCGAATACAAACGGCACTAAACGCGTTTTCGGCGCGACCTGATACCTGCAGACCAGCCCCTGTGCCCCCGCCGGAATGCGGGATTTGCCGGGAAGCACCACGATGCCAACTCTGTTCGAGTCCCGGGGCACTTCGACGCTCGCGCCTCAGCCGCGCGGGTCGAGCGGCAGCCGCACGGCGCCGAGCGGGCGGTCGGCGGTGTAGAGCGCGAGCTCGAACCGCCCCGCGAGCAGGTCGTCGAGGTCGGCGGCGCTCAGCGTCAGCGTGCCCTCGGCCGATGCGTGGCCCGGGCCGGAGAGACGACGCACGACCGCGTTCGGCCGCGTTCCGCTGCCCCGGCGCTGGAGCACGATCGCGTGGGCGTCCGCCGGCCCGAGGCCGGACGTGGCGATGAGGTAGCGGAGGGTGCCGCGCGGAAGGTCGAGGCTGAAGCTGCCCTGGAGCCGAGGGGCGGCGGGCCGCCCGGCCCATCCGCCGTCGCCGGCGACGCTGAAGCGGAGCGGTTCCGGCGCGCGGCCGTCCGCGAGCGGGGGCGTGCGGTGAGGTGCGCGGCGCGGCTCGATCGCCCGTTCGAGCGCGTACGCGAACGAGACCAGACGCGCATCGTCGAACGGGCGGCCGATCAGCTCTACGCCGGTCGGCATCCCGGTCCGCGTGAACCCCGCGGGCGCGCTGATCGCCGGGAGCCCGCTGTGCGCGGCGAGCTGGCACGTCCCCCCGACCGGCGCTGAGCCGATCCGGGCGGGATCGCGCCGCAGCGTCGGGTAGGCGATCGCGTCGAGCCGCTCTTCGTCCATGAACGCCACGATCGCTTCCCGCAGCGCGGCCTGCCGCGCCAGCGCCTCGGCATAGGCCGCCTCATCGCGCTGCCCCGACTCGCTGCGCCGCCGGAAGGTGCCGTCGAGCTGCTCGTGGTGCAGTCCCCGCTCCACGATGTCCCCGAGCGACGCCACGGGCGCGCCGCCGGCCGCATCCAGGTACGCGGCGAGATCCAGGGCGAATTCGTGCCCGATCACGCTCGTGTTCGTGAGCAGCGAGTCCTGGTCCGGGATCTCGACATCGACGATCTCCGCCCCCGCCGCGGCCATCGCATCGAGAGCGGCGCGGACGGACGCCGTGACCGGAGCTTCCGCGCCCGAATCCGACAGCCACTCCGTCAATGCGCCGATCCGGGCGCCGTCAAGCGCCTCCGCGTCGAGCGCGGCGAGGAAGCCGACCGGCTCGCGGCCCCGCATCGCCTCCGTGGCCCGATCCGCCGCATCCGCGCCGACCGTCGCGTCGAGGGCGAGCGCGAGATCCACCACCGAGCGCGCCAGCGGGCCGCCCGTATCCTGCGTGTGCGAGAGGGGGATGAGCCCGTCGATGCTCGACAGCCCCTTCGTCGGCCGCAGCCCGACGAGGTTGTGGACGGACGACGGGATGCGGATCGACCCGCACGTATCGGATCCCCAGCCCACGGCTCCGAAGCTCGCCGCAACCGCCGCGCCTGTCCCGCCGGAGGAGCCGCCGGGGTTCCTCGCCGGATCGTACGGGTTCCGCGTCTGCCCGCCGAGCGAGCTGATGCTCGTGATCCCCGCCGCCAGTTCGTGCATGTTCGTCTTCGCGAGGATGATCGCCCCCGCCTCGCGCAGCTTCCCCACCTGGAAGGCGTCGTCCGGCGGCGTCCAGCCCGCGAGCGCAACCGTCGAGCCGGCCGTGGGCATGTCGAAGGTGTCGTAGTTGTCCTTGAGGAGGATGGGGATCCCGTGCAGCGGCCCCCTCAAGCGCCCCGACGCGCGCTCCGCGTCGAGCCGCCGCGCCTGTTCCCTCGCGCCCGGATGGAGGCGGATGATCGCGTTGAGCGTCGGCCCCGCACGGTCGTACGCCGCGATCCGTGCGATGTACGCGTCGACGAGGTCCACGGAGGTCGCCGCGCCCGACT contains:
- a CDS encoding amidohydrolase family protein, giving the protein MKQSSFVNRAMPAVAPYTLSLALLFVTAGAATAQEGSNGDGEPENEDLPLPVDRTVAIDMTEGSWISLDVSPDGETIVFDYLGDLFTIPIDGGDATQLTSGMAFDAQPRFSPDGTRIAYTSDHDGGQNIWIRSLDGSDTTQISKGSANRAESPEWLPGGDYIVASMGGFRGGGLPKLKLFHVDGGSGIQLVSEPDNLKMLGAAVSSDGRYIWYARRTGDWTYNAQFPQYQLEAYDRESGERYTRSSRYGSAIRPVLSPDGRWLVFGTRHDAHTGLMIRDLESGDERWLAYPVQHDDQESRATLDALPGMSFTPDSRHLLASYGGKIWKLPVEGGNAEEIPFRVRFDLTLGPRVDFDYPIEDTPTFTVRQIRDAAPSPSGDRLAFTALDRLWVSGADGSGAERLTDADMSEHFATWSPDGEWIAYSTWDGTEGHLYKARADGGAAPVRLTRDAATYFAPAWGPGDRIVAVRGLVRAYETQGEGGAPGTEIVWVSANPDGSGGGPATLIAPTDGRANPHFVEEKDRIHLFRFPDALVSIRWDGTDEKEHVKVRGPTPQGSTQGLSPSTIEMAPRGDQALAEIQREIYTVTVPRAGVIPTINVSNPDNASFPARRVTEIGGEFPTWSGDGRTVHFSLGNAHFSYDLDAARAYEDSVEAAEAEEEADEETDEEVGAEAAEEEGEETEEEAEDDGYRAAEHRILIEAPRDIPTGVAVLRGGRAITMNGDEVIEEADIVIRDNRIEAVGASGSVAVPEGAVVFDISGRTVVPGFVDTHAHLRARDQLHRTDVWPYLANLAYGVTTTRDPQTGNTEVLSYADMVRAGSILGPRVYSTGPGVFWQDGIDTEEEAMNVLSRYADYFDTKTIKMYVAAARKGRQHIIMAARELGLMPTTEGSLNLRQNLTETIDGYPGLEHSIPIFPVYDDYVRLFAETGRVYTPTLLVSYGGPWAENYFYSRENPHDDPKLRRFVPHDEVDSRTLRRAQWFREDQHVFSRHGEFVRNLVDAGGKAGVGSHGQLQGLGYHWELWAMAADDMDAHDALRTATIFGAEAIGLDRDLGTIEAGKLADLVILTANPLDDLRNTNAIEQVMLNGRLYDADTLDEIHPRQRPLAPLWWWDDEPEGLPGVTSR
- a CDS encoding amidase family protein; amino-acid sequence: MEPASTLARTLAPRGPGFHGFVPRSLVARGLVVRHLIVWGLAFAWGASSAARLSAQTGEGGAAAFEVWEASIPELQAALESGAATSVDLVDAYIARIAAYDRAGPTLNAIIRLHPGAREQARRLDAERASGRLRGPLHGIPILLKDNYDTFDMPTAGSTVALAGWTPPDDAFQVGKLREAGAIILAKTNMHELAAGITSISSLGGQTRNPYDPARNPGGSSGGTGAAVAASFGAVGWGSDTCGSIRIPSSVHNLVGLRPTKGLSSIDGLIPLSHTQDTGGPLARSVVDLALALDATVGADAADRATEAMRGREPVGFLAALDAEALDGARIGALTEWLSDSGAEAPVTASVRAALDAMAAAGAEIVDVEIPDQDSLLTNTSVIGHEFALDLAAYLDAAGGAPVASLGDIVERGLHHEQLDGTFRRRSESGQRDEAAYAEALARQAALREAIVAFMDEERLDAIAYPTLRRDPARIGSAPVGGTCQLAAHSGLPAISAPAGFTRTGMPTGVELIGRPFDDARLVSFAYALERAIEPRRAPHRTPPLADGRAPEPLRFSVAGDGGWAGRPAAPRLQGSFSLDLPRGTLRYLIATSGLGPADAHAIVLQRRGSGTRPNAVVRRLSGPGHASAEGTLTLSAADLDDLLAGRFELALYTADRPLGAVRLPLDPRG
- a CDS encoding FAD-binding oxidoreductase — its product is MKRGYDFAIAGGGVIGASIAFHLAELSDASVALFDRGEVCGGGTGRSCAVIRSHYSVASNTRLTLRSLEVFRDFREALGEDGVACGFVNSGYLILAGPGSFADRLADNLARQRELGADTSPIGRAEARELHPWLELEDVAAIGWEPASGYADPVATTLGYVTAAQRRGVAVFEHTPVERLCLAPDGGTSANRVTGVTTPGGTVEAGCVVSAVGPWTRGLYAESGLSDDAVEALRLQVSRHVVLTFGGSSEYGPEIPIVKDLTVNNKMYFRPADGGVVLVGTGDFGDPLEDPDRMTATAPRDLVSLQRTQIGARMPAFEGARLTDSWVGPYDITPDWNPVLGPAPDLPGLYLAYGFSGHGFKLAPAIGRCVAQSLLGETPDVDLAPYRPERFRKEALLLGAYGVGSIS